The genomic DNA AGCCTCAGCTCAATCCCCTGCTGGACAACATCGAGGGCATGGCCCTGGGCGAGCATCTGCCGGACGGCCGCCGCGCCCTCTACCTGGTCAGCGACAACAACGCCAACACGAAGAACCAGACGACCAGGTTCTACAAACTGAGCGTGGACCTGTCCTGACGTCCCGACACTCCCGGAGGACCTGATGAACGGATGGTGGCGGGCCGGGCTTCCCGCGCTGCTGCTGACGGTGTCGTCGCCGGCCGCCCCGGCAGCCCCCGCAGAGCCCGCCGCGTCGCCGACGGGCCGGCCTGCCGCCTGCTCGCCGGGTACGACGCTGACCGGCTTCTCCGACGCCCTCGACAAGACCGCCTTCGAAGGAACCCGGGTCGCAGGGCTCTCCGCGCTGAGCGCCCGGGCGGGCTCGCCGGTCCTGGCGCTGACCGACAACACCGACGCCGACGAGGCAAGGCTCTACCACCTGGCCGTGCGCAGCGCTCCGGGGCACGTCGGGGCGGCGGTACGCGACGTCACCGTCCTGCGCCGCCCGGACGGTGCTCCGTACACCGGGACCGACTTCGACGGGGAGGGCCTGGTCGCCGAACCCGCGGGCACGGTGCTCGCCTCCTCGGAACGCGAGCCGTCCATCCGCCGGTTCCGCCTGTCCGACGGCCGGCAGACGGCCGAACTGCCGGTGCCGCCGCGCTTCCGGGTCGCCCCGGCCGGGCAGGCCCCGGCCAACCAGACCTTCGAGTCCCTGACCGCGGCGCCGGACGGCCGCACCCTGTACGCCGGCCTGGAAGGCCCGCTCGACGCCGACGGCCACGACGAGGCGGACCGCGGCCTGCTGCGCATCCTGCGCTACGACGGGACGCCGGGCGGCGCCTTCGCCCCCCAGGCCCAGTACGCCTACCGGGCCGACCCCGGTCTCGGCCTGGCCGAGCTGGCCGCGCTGGACCGTCACCACCTGCTGGCCCTGGAACGCGGCTACACGGAAGGAGTCGGCAACACCGTCCGCATCTACCGGGTTTCGCTCCACGGCGCGCCGGACGTCACCGGCCTCCCGTCGCTCACCGGGGCCGGCGCCGGGGTCTTCCTCACCAAGCGGCTCCTGGTGGACCTGGCCGACTGCCCGCCGTCCGGGGCCACATCGCCGCAGCCGCAGCCCAACCCGCTGCTGGACAACGTGGAAGGCATGACCCTGACCGGCCACCGCACCCTCGTGCTGGTA from Streptomyces sp. CMB-StM0423 includes the following:
- a CDS encoding esterase-like activity of phytase family protein, encoding MNGWWRAGLPALLLTVSSPAAPAAPAEPAASPTGRPAACSPGTTLTGFSDALDKTAFEGTRVAGLSALSARAGSPVLALTDNTDADEARLYHLAVRSAPGHVGAAVRDVTVLRRPDGAPYTGTDFDGEGLVAEPAGTVLASSEREPSIRRFRLSDGRQTAELPVPPRFRVAPAGQAPANQTFESLTAAPDGRTLYAGLEGPLDADGHDEADRGLLRILRYDGTPGGAFAPQAQYAYRADPGLGLAELAALDRHHLLALERGYTEGVGNTVRIYRVSLHGAPDVTGLPSLTGAGAGVFLTKRLLVDLADCPPSGATSPQPQPNPLLDNVEGMTLTGHRTLVLVSDDNASARQITRLYSLRLVGG